In Ochotona princeps isolate mOchPri1 chromosome 21, mOchPri1.hap1, whole genome shotgun sequence, a single genomic region encodes these proteins:
- the CCR9 gene encoding C-C chemokine receptor type 9 → MTPTEFASLIANMSDDYNYDSTSSMDEYMAFNITDFFCKKGEVRQFASHFLPPLYWLVFLVGTVGNSLVVLVYWYCTRVKTMTDMFLLNLAIADLLFLATLPFWAIAAADQWTFQTFLCKVVNSMYKMNFYSCVLLIMCISVDRYIAIAQAMRAQIWRQKRLLYSKMVCFMVWVVAAALCLPELLYSQTKKESGITICTMVYPRDESTRLKSAVLTLKVILGFFLPFVVMACCYTIIIHILTQAKRSSKHKALKVTIAVLTVFVLSQFPYNCILLVQTIDAYVTFISSCAISTNIDICFQVTQTIAFFHSCLNPVLYVFVGERFRRDLMKTLKNLGCISQAQWVSFTRREGSLKLSSMLLETTSGALSL, encoded by the exons ATGACCCCCACAGAGTTTGCA AGCCTTATCGCTAACATGTCTGATGACTACAACTATGACTCCACGTCCTCCATGGATGAGTACATGGCCTTCAACATCACTGACTTCTTCTGTAAGAAAGGCGAGGTCAGGCAGTTTGCCAGCCACTTCCTCCCGCCCTTGTACTGGCTCGTCTTTCTTGTGGGCACCGTGGGTAACAGCCTGGTCGTTCTCGTCTACTGGTACTGCACCCGAGTCAAGACCATGACTGACATGTTCCTTCTGAACTTGGCCATCGCCGACCTTCTCTTCCTGGCCACCCTCCCCTTCTGGGCCATTGCCGCTGCTGACCAGTGGACATTCCAGACCTTCCTGTGCAAGGTGGTCAACAGCATGTACAAGATGAACTTCTACAGCTGCGTGCTGTTGATCATGTGCATCAGCGTGGACAGGTACATCGCCATTGCCCAGGCCATGAGGGCGCAGATCTGGCGGCAGAAAAGGCTGCTGTATAGCAAGATGGTTTGCTTCATGGTCTGGGTGGTGGCTGCTGCCCTGTGCCTCCCAGAGCTCCTGTACAGCCAAACCAAGAAGGAGTCTGGTATTACCATCTGCACCATGGTTTACCCCAGGGATGAGAGCACCAGACTCAAGTCAGCTGTCTTGACCTTGAAGGTCATCCTGGGCTTCTTCCTGCCCTTTGTGGTCATGGCTTGCTGCTACACCATTATCATCCACATCCTGACCCAAGCCAAGAGGTCCTCCAAGCACAAGGCCCTCAAGGTGACCATCGCTGTCCTCACCGTCTTCGTCTTGTCTCAGTTCCCTTATAACTGCATCCTGCTGGTGCAGACCATTGACGCCTACGTCACGTTCATTTCCAGCTGTGCCATCTCCACCAATATCGACATCTGCTTCCAGGTCACCCAGACCATCGCCTTCTTCCACAGCTGTCTGAATCCTGTTCTCTATGTCTTTGTCGGTGAGCGCTTCCGCCGGGATCTCATGAAAAccctcaagaacttgggctgtaTCAGCCAGGCCCAGTGGGTTTCTTTTACCAGGAGAGAGGGAAGCCT